A genomic window from Streptomyces sp. 846.5 includes:
- the argJ gene encoding bifunctional glutamate N-acetyltransferase/amino-acid acetyltransferase ArgJ, translating into MGVTAAKGFRAAGITAGIKASGTPDLALVVNDGPTLDAAGVFTSNRVKAAPVHWSEQVVKGGTVSAVILNSGGANACTGPLGFQDTHATAERTAEVLGLNAAEVAVASTGLIGVRLPMDKLLPGVDTAAAALSADGGEAAAVAIKTTDTVHKTAVVTHADGWTVGGMAKGAGMLAPGLATMLVVLTTDAVVDAQRLDTALRAATRTTFDRVDSDGCMSTNDTVLLLASGASGVTPDQAAFAEAVRAVCADLALQLVGDAEGASKDIRIDVVNAATETEAVDVARTIARNNLLKCAVHGEDPNWGRVLSAIGTTTAVFDPDALDVAINGVWVCKSGGVGEDRDLVSMKDRQVVITADLHAGAAGATVWTNDLTAEYVHENSAYSS; encoded by the coding sequence ATCGGCGTCACCGCGGCGAAGGGCTTCCGCGCGGCCGGGATCACCGCGGGCATCAAGGCCTCCGGCACCCCCGACCTGGCCCTGGTCGTCAACGACGGGCCCACGCTCGATGCCGCCGGGGTCTTCACCTCCAACCGGGTCAAGGCCGCCCCCGTGCACTGGTCCGAGCAGGTCGTCAAGGGCGGCACCGTCTCCGCCGTCATCCTCAACTCCGGTGGCGCCAACGCCTGCACCGGACCGCTCGGCTTCCAGGACACCCACGCCACCGCGGAGCGCACCGCCGAGGTCCTCGGCCTCAACGCCGCCGAGGTCGCCGTCGCGTCCACCGGGCTGATCGGCGTCCGGCTGCCGATGGACAAGCTGCTCCCCGGCGTGGACACCGCCGCGGCGGCCCTCAGCGCGGACGGCGGCGAGGCCGCCGCCGTCGCCATCAAGACCACCGACACCGTCCACAAGACCGCAGTGGTCACCCACGCCGACGGCTGGACCGTGGGCGGCATGGCCAAGGGCGCCGGCATGCTCGCCCCGGGCCTGGCCACCATGCTGGTGGTGCTCACCACCGACGCCGTCGTGGACGCGCAGCGGCTGGACACCGCTCTGCGCGCGGCCACCCGTACCACCTTCGACCGCGTCGACTCCGACGGCTGCATGTCCACCAACGACACTGTGCTGCTGCTGGCCTCCGGGGCGAGCGGGGTGACGCCGGATCAGGCCGCGTTCGCGGAGGCGGTCCGGGCCGTCTGCGCCGATCTCGCGCTGCAGCTGGTCGGCGACGCCGAGGGCGCCAGCAAGGACATCCGCATCGACGTCGTCAACGCCGCCACCGAGACCGAGGCCGTCGACGTGGCGCGCACCATCGCCCGCAACAACCTGCTCAAGTGCGCCGTCCACGGCGAGGACCCCAACTGGGGCCGGGTGCTGTCCGCGATCGGCACCACCACCGCCGTCTTCGACCCCGACGCGCTGGACGTGGCCATCAACGGCGTCTGGGTGTGCAAGTCGGGCGGGGTGGGCGAGGACCGCGACCTGGTCAGCATGAAGGACCGTCAGGTCGTCATCACCGCTGACCTGCACGCCGGTGCGGCCGGCGCCACGGTCTGGACCAACGACCTCACCGCCGAGTACGTCCACGAGAACAGCGCCTACTCCAGCTGA
- the argC gene encoding N-acetyl-gamma-glutamyl-phosphate reductase — protein MAVTPTSAPSTSRPGTFRAAVAGASGYAGGEVLRMLLNHPRIEIGALTGGSNAGTRLGELQPHLLPLADRVLEPTDAETLAGHDVVFLGLPHGQSAAVAAQLGEDVLIVDCGADFRLHDPAEWEKFYGSPHAGTWPYGLPELPGARDALKGSKRIAVPGCYPTAVTLALIPAYAAGLAEPEAVVVAASGTSGAGKAAKTHLLGSEVMGSMSPYGVGGVHRHTPEMTQNLSAVAGERVAVSFTPTLAPMSRGILATCSVKARPGTTRHSLRAAYTAAYAAEPFVHLLPEGQWPATSAVLGSNHALVQVALDESVGRITVISAIDNLAKGTAGGAVQSMNIALGLPEELGLPQTGVAP, from the coding sequence ATGGCAGTCACGCCCACGAGTGCGCCCAGCACATCCCGGCCCGGCACGTTCCGGGCGGCGGTGGCGGGTGCGAGCGGCTACGCCGGGGGCGAGGTCCTGCGCATGCTGCTGAACCACCCGCGGATCGAGATCGGCGCCCTCACCGGCGGGTCCAACGCCGGCACCCGTCTCGGCGAGCTCCAGCCGCACCTGCTGCCGCTGGCCGACCGGGTCCTGGAGCCCACCGACGCCGAGACCCTCGCCGGCCACGACGTGGTCTTCCTCGGCCTGCCGCACGGTCAGTCCGCCGCCGTCGCCGCGCAGTTGGGCGAGGACGTGCTGATCGTCGACTGCGGCGCCGACTTCCGGCTGCACGACCCCGCCGAGTGGGAGAAGTTCTACGGCTCCCCGCACGCCGGCACCTGGCCGTACGGGCTGCCCGAACTGCCCGGCGCCCGGGACGCGCTCAAGGGCAGCAAGCGGATCGCCGTCCCCGGCTGCTACCCCACGGCCGTCACCCTCGCGCTGATCCCGGCCTACGCCGCCGGACTGGCCGAGCCCGAGGCGGTGGTGGTCGCGGCCTCCGGCACCTCCGGCGCCGGCAAGGCGGCCAAGACGCACCTGCTCGGCAGCGAGGTGATGGGCAGCATGAGTCCGTACGGCGTCGGCGGCGTGCACCGGCACACCCCCGAGATGACGCAGAACCTGTCGGCGGTGGCCGGCGAGCGGGTCGCCGTCTCGTTCACCCCCACTCTGGCGCCGATGTCCCGCGGCATCCTTGCCACCTGCAGCGTCAAAGCCCGCCCCGGCACCACCCGGCACAGCCTGCGCGCTGCCTACACCGCGGCGTACGCCGCCGAGCCCTTCGTCCACCTGCTGCCCGAGGGGCAGTGGCCCGCCACCTCCGCCGTCCTCGGCTCCAACCACGCGCTGGTCCAGGTCGCGCTGGACGAGAGCGTCGGACGCATCACCGTGATCAGCGCCATCGACAACCTCGCCAAGGGGACGGCCGGCGGCGCGGTCCAGAGCATGAACATCGCCCTCGGGCTGCCCGAGGAGCTCGGCCTTCCCCAGACTGGAGTCGCACCGTGA
- a CDS encoding SDR family oxidoreductase: MPLRTLEGEVALITGAGRGIGREIALGLAEEGMHLGVIGRHRETLTDTLRACVKQGVKCVAVAADVTSPGAVREAVRSVERDLGPVGLLVNNAGQIDRAEVPLWEADPLQWWSVVETNLRGPFNMMRAVLPGMVERQRGRVVNLNSGFALRPEWRYSAYATSKAALLRLSDNVAGPLRPHGVTVLDISPGAVATEMTAGMPMFADMLHWGSIPLLVSTVADAARGRLDLLHGRFLHLGQDSIPELLEQAGRISETDARTLRLRPYSEEDPLGRVHS, encoded by the coding sequence GTGCCCCTGCGGACGCTCGAAGGAGAGGTCGCCCTGATCACCGGCGCGGGCCGGGGGATCGGACGGGAGATCGCGCTCGGCCTGGCCGAGGAAGGCATGCACCTGGGCGTGATCGGACGCCATCGCGAGACGCTGACGGACACTCTGCGGGCCTGCGTGAAGCAGGGTGTGAAATGCGTCGCAGTCGCGGCCGACGTCACCAGCCCCGGCGCGGTGCGGGAGGCGGTGCGCAGCGTGGAGCGGGACCTGGGCCCGGTCGGGCTGCTGGTCAACAACGCCGGCCAGATCGACCGCGCCGAGGTGCCGCTCTGGGAGGCGGACCCGCTGCAGTGGTGGTCGGTGGTGGAGACCAATCTGCGCGGGCCCTTCAATATGATGCGGGCCGTGCTGCCGGGGATGGTGGAGCGTCAGCGCGGCCGGGTGGTCAACCTCAACTCCGGCTTCGCGCTGCGCCCGGAGTGGCGCTATTCGGCGTACGCCACCTCCAAGGCGGCGCTGCTGCGGCTGAGCGACAACGTCGCCGGGCCGTTGCGCCCGCACGGGGTGACCGTGCTGGACATCAGCCCCGGCGCGGTGGCCACCGAGATGACGGCGGGCATGCCGATGTTCGCCGACATGCTGCACTGGGGCAGTATTCCGCTGCTGGTGTCGACCGTCGCCGACGCGGCGCGCGGCCGGCTGGACCTGCTGCACGGGCGCTTTCTGCACCTGGGCCAGGACAGCATCCCGGAACTGCTGGAGCAGGCGGGCCGGATCAGCGAGACCGACGCCCGGACGCTGCGGCTGCGCCCGTACAGCGAGGAGGACCCGCTCGGGCGGGTGCACAGTTGA
- a CDS encoding 3-hydroxybutyryl-CoA dehydrogenase, producing the protein MSDIARVGVVGCGLMGSGIAEVFARAGLDVKVSEASGEALELGRTRLTGSFDTAVKRGKLTEEEREAALARISFTTELADFADRDLVIEAVAEREDVKSAIFQTLDQVVQRPDAILASNTSSIPIVKLASATSRPEQVLGIHFFNPAPVQRLVEIIPTLTTSAETVTRAEAFTREVLAKDPIRARDRAGFVVNALLVPYLLSAVRMFESGVATAEDIDKGMEAGCAHPMGPLRLCDLIGLDTIVSIAESMYHEYKEPLYAAPPLLQRMVDAGLLGRKSGRGFYRY; encoded by the coding sequence GTGAGCGACATCGCGCGGGTAGGGGTCGTCGGCTGCGGGCTGATGGGGTCGGGGATCGCCGAGGTCTTCGCCCGGGCCGGACTGGACGTCAAGGTCTCCGAGGCGAGCGGCGAGGCCCTGGAGCTCGGCCGCACCCGGCTCACCGGCTCGTTCGACACCGCCGTCAAGCGCGGCAAGCTCACCGAGGAGGAGCGCGAGGCGGCGCTGGCCCGGATCTCCTTCACCACCGAGCTGGCCGACTTCGCCGACCGCGACCTGGTCATCGAGGCGGTGGCCGAGCGCGAGGACGTCAAGAGCGCGATCTTCCAGACCCTCGACCAGGTGGTGCAGCGGCCCGACGCCATCCTGGCGTCCAACACCTCCTCCATCCCGATCGTGAAGCTGGCCTCGGCGACCTCCCGCCCGGAGCAGGTCCTCGGCATACACTTCTTCAACCCGGCCCCGGTGCAGCGGCTCGTGGAGATCATCCCGACGCTCACCACCTCGGCCGAGACGGTGACCCGCGCCGAGGCCTTCACCCGCGAGGTGCTGGCCAAGGACCCGATCCGGGCCCGCGACCGGGCCGGCTTCGTGGTCAACGCCCTGCTGGTGCCCTACCTGCTCTCGGCCGTCCGGATGTTCGAGTCCGGCGTGGCCACCGCGGAGGACATCGACAAGGGCATGGAGGCCGGCTGCGCCCACCCGATGGGCCCGCTCCGGCTGTGCGACCTGATCGGCCTGGACACCATCGTCTCCATCGCCGAGTCGATGTACCACGAGTACAAGGAACCCCTCTACGCCGCCCCGCCGCTGCTCCAGCGGATGGTCGACGCGGGGCTCCTCGGCCGCAAGTCCGGCCGCGGCTTCTACCGCTACTGA
- the hemC gene encoding hydroxymethylbilane synthase, whose protein sequence is MSDPQLIRIGARSSPMSLAQVARVRAELAAEHPGIATEVVPFTTSGDRWSGALVDLGGKGAFTRELDEALLAGSIDLAVHCVKDVPGDRPVPAGTVFAAYLKRDDLRDALVHPGGLTLDQLPAGSRIGTSSVRRVAQLAQRWPELEPVPIRGNANSRLAKLDAGDVDALMLAVSGLERIGAQDRITQVLTVEQMMPAVGSGTLALQCRSEDEAVIEAVAALNDAETFRQTTAERMLLHVLQGHCNSPIAAFATTEHDGRLSLRARVFSADGKITLDAHEWDRNALALGTSVAATLLRQGAHEVINAIPH, encoded by the coding sequence ATGTCAGATCCTCAACTGATCCGTATCGGGGCGCGCTCCTCCCCGATGTCGCTGGCCCAGGTGGCGCGGGTACGGGCCGAACTGGCCGCCGAGCACCCCGGGATCGCCACCGAGGTGGTGCCGTTCACGACCTCGGGCGACCGCTGGTCCGGCGCGCTGGTGGACCTCGGCGGCAAGGGCGCCTTCACCCGGGAGCTGGACGAGGCACTGCTCGCCGGGAGCATCGACCTGGCCGTGCACTGCGTCAAGGACGTGCCCGGGGACCGGCCGGTTCCGGCCGGAACCGTGTTCGCCGCCTACCTGAAGCGCGACGACCTGCGGGACGCCCTGGTCCACCCCGGTGGGCTGACCCTGGACCAGCTTCCCGCCGGGAGCCGGATCGGCACCTCGTCCGTCCGCCGGGTGGCCCAACTCGCGCAGCGCTGGCCCGAGCTGGAGCCGGTGCCGATCCGCGGCAACGCCAACAGCCGGCTGGCCAAGCTCGACGCCGGTGACGTGGACGCGCTGATGCTGGCCGTCTCCGGCCTGGAGCGGATCGGGGCGCAGGACCGGATCACCCAGGTCCTGACGGTGGAGCAGATGATGCCGGCCGTCGGCTCGGGCACGCTCGCCCTGCAGTGCCGCAGCGAGGACGAGGCCGTGATCGAGGCCGTCGCCGCGCTCAACGACGCGGAGACCTTCCGGCAGACCACCGCCGAGCGGATGCTGCTGCATGTGCTCCAGGGCCACTGCAACTCCCCCATCGCCGCCTTCGCGACCACCGAGCACGACGGCAGGCTGTCGCTGCGGGCCCGGGTGTTCAGCGCGGACGGGAAGATCACGCTGGACGCGCACGAGTGGGACCGCAACGCGCTGGCGCTGGGAACGTCGGTGGCGGCGACGCTGCTGCGCCAGGGCGCGCACGAGGTCATCAACGCCATTCCGCACTGA
- a CDS encoding 2-dehydropantoate 2-reductase yields MRICVLGAGAVGGFIGARLALAGVETSAVARGATLASLRRHGWRLESAETPGGATVASAPVRATDDAAELGVQDVVVLAVKAHAVPSALDSLAHLVGPETAVVTALNGVPWWFFEGFGGPCEGRHLDTVDPGGRIAAAIPVGNVVGCVVHISSSTPEPGLVHHHKGAGLILGEPDTTRSARVQELVSLLRGADVDATVSTGIQKDVWFKLWGNMTMNPVSALTGATGDLILDDELVMGFCHAAMREAAEIGARIGCPVDQTPEDRSQVTRKLGVARTSMLQDAQAGRRLELDALVGSVREIGGLLGVPTPSIDALLGLTRLSARVHGLL; encoded by the coding sequence ATGCGGATCTGTGTGCTGGGGGCCGGGGCGGTCGGCGGGTTCATCGGGGCGAGGCTCGCCCTCGCGGGCGTGGAGACCTCGGCGGTCGCCCGCGGGGCGACGCTGGCCTCGTTGCGTCGGCACGGCTGGCGGCTGGAGTCCGCGGAGACGCCCGGCGGCGCCACCGTCGCCTCCGCGCCGGTCCGGGCCACCGACGACGCCGCCGAGCTCGGCGTCCAGGACGTGGTGGTCCTCGCCGTCAAGGCGCATGCGGTGCCCTCGGCCCTGGACAGCCTCGCCCACCTCGTCGGACCGGAGACCGCGGTGGTCACCGCCCTCAACGGCGTCCCCTGGTGGTTCTTCGAGGGCTTCGGCGGCCCCTGCGAGGGCCGGCACCTGGACACGGTCGACCCGGGCGGCCGGATAGCCGCCGCGATCCCCGTCGGCAATGTCGTCGGCTGCGTGGTCCACATCAGTAGCAGCACCCCCGAGCCGGGCCTGGTGCACCACCACAAGGGCGCCGGGCTTATCCTCGGCGAGCCCGACACCACCCGGTCGGCCCGGGTGCAGGAGCTCGTCTCGCTGCTGCGCGGCGCGGACGTGGACGCGACCGTGTCCACCGGCATCCAGAAGGACGTCTGGTTCAAGCTCTGGGGCAATATGACGATGAACCCGGTCTCCGCCCTCACCGGCGCGACCGGCGACCTCATCCTCGACGACGAGCTGGTCATGGGCTTCTGCCATGCCGCGATGCGGGAGGCCGCCGAGATCGGCGCCCGCATCGGCTGCCCCGTCGACCAGACCCCCGAGGACCGCAGCCAGGTCACCCGCAAGCTCGGCGTCGCCCGGACCTCCATGCTCCAGGACGCCCAGGCCGGGCGCAGGCTCGAACTCGACGCCCTGGTCGGCTCGGTGCGCGAGATCGGCGGCCTGCTGGGCGTGCCCACCCCGAGCATCGACGCGCTGCTGGGTCTCACCCGCCTCAGCGCCCGCGTGCACGGGCTGCTCTGA
- a CDS encoding HipA family kinase, whose product MLAGPGGGREVERVRASTGLTEVTALHYLEPLRAGGSLPGVVETDDLGTYVVKFSGAAQGRKALVAEVITAELGRRLGLPVPEMVLVRFDPEVAAHEPDPEVQDLLRASAGLNLGMDYLPGARDFAPKVVRDVDMSPAEAGRIVWFDALMGNVDRTVHSPNLMVWHRRLWLIDHGAALIFHHRWSAAPEAIGKKYPMSEHALGGYAPDVAGADRALAPLVTVELLREVTALVPDEWLEPEPGLDTPEVQREAYVSHLAARAGRSAEWLPDCFATPEELAEREARRTAATLAGRPAWLQHVRG is encoded by the coding sequence ATGCTCGCCGGGCCGGGGGGCGGACGAGAGGTGGAGCGGGTGCGGGCGAGTACCGGACTGACCGAGGTGACGGCCCTGCACTACCTGGAGCCGCTGCGCGCCGGCGGCTCGCTCCCGGGCGTCGTCGAGACCGACGACCTGGGCACCTACGTGGTGAAGTTCTCCGGCGCCGCACAGGGCCGCAAGGCCCTGGTCGCCGAGGTCATCACCGCTGAGCTGGGACGACGCCTGGGCCTGCCGGTCCCGGAGATGGTGCTGGTCAGGTTCGACCCGGAGGTGGCCGCGCACGAGCCGGACCCCGAGGTGCAGGACCTGCTGCGGGCCAGCGCCGGGCTGAACCTCGGCATGGACTACCTGCCGGGCGCCCGCGACTTCGCGCCCAAGGTCGTCAGGGACGTCGACATGTCGCCGGCCGAGGCCGGGCGGATCGTCTGGTTCGACGCCCTGATGGGCAATGTCGACCGCACCGTGCACAGCCCCAACCTGATGGTGTGGCACCGGCGGCTGTGGCTGATCGACCACGGCGCCGCGCTGATCTTCCACCACCGCTGGTCGGCCGCACCGGAGGCGATCGGGAAGAAGTACCCGATGTCCGAGCACGCCCTCGGCGGCTACGCCCCCGACGTAGCCGGGGCGGACCGGGCGCTGGCGCCGCTGGTCACCGTCGAGCTGCTGCGGGAGGTGACCGCACTGGTGCCGGACGAGTGGCTGGAGCCCGAGCCGGGCCTGGACACCCCCGAGGTGCAGCGCGAGGCCTATGTCAGCCACCTCGCCGCCCGCGCGGGCCGCTCCGCCGAGTGGCTGCCGGACTGCTTCGCCACCCCCGAGGAGCTGGCCGAGCGCGAGGCGAGGCGGACGGCGGCGACGCTGGCCGGACGCCCCGCCTGGCTGCAGCACGTGCGGGGTTGA
- a CDS encoding MarR family transcriptional regulator, producing MSEALETSLRLVRAQAALVKRFDARLSGLHGVSFADLAVLRCLGQAEGGRLRRVDLAQALGLSASGVTRGLIPLERIGLVVREPDPRDARVAYAALTPTGRKRLDEMEQTAAGIAEDVFTGEVWDGGGLATLVALLDALEGDAGAGAARVGRSGRRPESAADRHG from the coding sequence ATGAGTGAGGCACTTGAGACGTCGCTGCGCCTGGTCCGCGCCCAGGCGGCGCTGGTCAAGCGGTTCGACGCCCGGCTCTCCGGGCTGCACGGCGTCAGCTTCGCCGACCTCGCGGTGCTGCGCTGCCTCGGGCAGGCGGAGGGCGGCCGGTTGCGCCGGGTGGACCTGGCCCAGGCGCTGGGGCTGTCCGCGTCCGGCGTCACCCGTGGCCTGATCCCGCTGGAGCGGATCGGTCTGGTCGTCCGGGAGCCCGACCCCCGTGACGCCCGGGTGGCCTATGCGGCGCTGACGCCCACCGGGCGGAAGCGGCTGGACGAGATGGAACAGACCGCGGCCGGGATCGCCGAAGACGTCTTCACCGGCGAGGTCTGGGACGGCGGCGGGCTGGCCACGCTGGTGGCCCTGCTGGACGCACTGGAGGGCGACGCCGGTGCCGGTGCCGCCAGGGTGGGCAGGTCCGGCAGACGGCCGGAATCGGCGGCCGACCGGCATGGTTGA